CTACAAGGCCACGGCAGTGGCGCCAGCGTCAACCTGCACCTCGAGCCCGAGGACGCTTTCGGCGACTACCAGGAACAGCTGATTTTTCTGGAGCCGCGCAACCTGTTCCCGGCCGAGCTCGAAGAAGGTTTTACCTTTGAAGGCAGCGCCCTGCCCGCTGGCTGCAGCCCGGCAGCGCCGCGCGAAGCGCTCTACACCGTGACCGACATCTACCCCGAGCATGTGGTGCTCGACGGCAACCACCCGCTCGCCGGCATTGCGCTGCGCCTGGCGCTACAGGTGCATGGCGTGCGCGAAGCCACTGAAGAAGAAATTGGCCGGGGCACGGCGGGCGCGGGCTTTTTCCGCATCCAGCCCAGCGCCCCGGGCGGTACGCTGCTGCACTGAGCAGCGGCCACTGCACTCACCACTCAATAGCGGGAAATCTGCCCGCCCACCAGGCGCACGCGGTCGCCCGTGCGCAAATCGCCAGGCGAGCTGACGTCGTAGGCACGCGAGCCGCCTTGGTCGAGCTGCACCGTGATGCGGTAGCTCTGCGTCGTGCCGTGGTTCATGCGGCCTTCAATGGCGTTGCCAGCCACTGCCCCGCCGACGGCGCCGAGCACCGTGGCCGCCGTGCGACCGCTGCCACCACCAATCTGGTTACCGAGCAGGCCACCGACCACGCCGCCGAGCACGGCGCCGCCACCCGAGGTGTTGCCGCTGCTTTGCGGCACCTGCACGGTCTGAATGTTGGAGATGCGGCCATATTCGGCACGCGGCCCCTGCTGCTGCGGATAGCTCTGATACCCCCCTTGCTGCTGCGGATAGCTCTGATACCCCCCTTGCTGGGGATAAGGCTCGTAATGCTGCTGGGGCTGGGCGGCGCAGGCCGTCAAGGCGGTGGCCAGCAACAGGCCGGACATGGCAGTAAGGCTGCGGGAAATACGGGGCATGGTTCTCTCCTGAAAGACAGTTGGATAACGATCGTACGGGGGCAGCGTTGACAACAATAACCAAGACACCGTGCGCAACCGTAAGGTTCTCCCATTTTTTGTTTCAAGATCATGGCGCTGCGGCACCACTGGGTAACTCTGCCGGATTGCTGGCCTGCGGCCACTGGCCGCCGAGGTTTTTCAGCAGCGTGCCCACCGCCACCAGGCGCTGGTTGCGCACATCGAGCAGGCTGCGCTCGGTCGTCAGCACCTGGGTTTGCGCGCTCAACACGTTCAGGTAGGCGACGGTGCCGGCGCGGTACTGGTTCTGCGCCACCTGCAGCGCCTGCTGCGCCGCCACCAGCGCCTGCTGCTGGCGCTGCTGTTGCTGCGCCAGGGCGCTGGCGGCGCTCAGGTTGTCTTCCACCTCCTGCAGGGCGGTCAGCACCACCTGGCGGTAGCTGGCCTCGGCCTGGGCCTGGCTGGCGCGCGCCGAGGCCACGCTGGCCGCGCGCGCGCCGCCGTCGAACAGGGTCAACGCCAGCGCCGGGCCCAGCGACCAGAAACGGCTGGGCGCATCGAACACCTGGGCCCAGGTACTGCTGCGCTGCCCCAGCTGGCCCGAGAGCGTGAGCGCCGGGAAAAACGCCGCCTGGGCGACGCCGATTTGCGCATTCGCCGCCGCCACGCGCTGCTGCGCGGCCGCAATGTCCGGGCGCGCCTGCAACAGCCCTGCAGGCAACAGCGGCGGCACAGCGGGCGGCGCGGGCAGCTCGGCGCTGGGCGCCAGGCTGAAGGCCGCCGGCGCCTGGCCGACGAGCGCCGCCAGCGCATGTTCCCACTGGGCGCGGCTGGCCTGGGTGCTCAGCAGCTGCGCCTGGGCGCTGCGGTATTGGGCCTCGGCCTGGGCGACGTCGGCGCTGCTGACCAGGCCGGCACGCTGGCGGTTGCGCGTGAGCTGCCAGCTGCGCTCGTAGCTGTCGATGGTTTGCGCCAGCAGCTGCGCCTGGGCCTCGCTGTTGCGCAGGGAGAAATAGCTTTGCACCAGCTGCGCCTGCAGCGACAGCTGGGCCGCCGCCAGATCGGCGCGGCTGGCCTCGGCGCTGGCCTGGGCTGCCGCCGCGCTGGCCGAGAGGCGGCCCCACAGATCAAGCTCCCAGCTCGCATTCAGGCCCAGGCTGTAGCTGTTGCTGGTGGCGGCCTGCGGGCTGGCGCTGCTCCCGCTGCTGCCGCTGCTGGCGCTGTGTGCACGCTGGCCGCTGGCGCTGGCGCCCAGGGTGGGCAGGCGCGCGGCCTCGGCCGTGCCCAGGGCCGCCTGCGCCGCCTGCCAGCGCGCCAGGCTTTGCGCCAGCGAGGGGCTGTCTTGCTGCGCCTGCGCCTGCAGCTGGTCGAGCACCGGGTCGGCAAACAGCTGCCACCACTGCGCCGGCACGGCGGTGGGCGCTGGCGCCTGCTGCCACAGGCTGGCGTAGGCCGCCGCCTCTTTGTAGGCCGCTGGCAGGGCCAAGGTGCTGGGCCCGGGCGGTGGCGCGCTGGCGCAGCCGCAAAGCAGCGCCAAAGGGAGAAAAAAGCCGGTTTTTTTAAGCAAAAAATGGCTCCAGCGCTTATGCAGCAAGCGCGAGTAGCTATAAAAATGATAGTAAAACGACAGCATCAAATACGTCCTTTGCGGCGCAGGCGATCCAGGGCCACATAGACCACCGGCGTGGTGTAGAGCG
This DNA window, taken from Acidovorax sp. HDW3, encodes the following:
- a CDS encoding peptidylprolyl isomerase; this encodes MEIKQQCVVALTWTLKDTLGEVLDVLDTPVEFLVGGDDLLVRIEEALQGHGSGASVNLHLEPEDAFGDYQEQLIFLEPRNLFPAELEEGFTFEGSALPAGCSPAAPREALYTVTDIYPEHVVLDGNHPLAGIALRLALQVHGVREATEEEIGRGTAGAGFFRIQPSAPGGTLLH
- a CDS encoding glycine zipper 2TM domain-containing protein, which produces MPRISRSLTAMSGLLLATALTACAAQPQQHYEPYPQQGGYQSYPQQQGGYQSYPQQQGPRAEYGRISNIQTVQVPQSSGNTSGGGAVLGGVVGGLLGNQIGGGSGRTAATVLGAVGGAVAGNAIEGRMNHGTTQSYRITVQLDQGGSRAYDVSSPGDLRTGDRVRLVGGQISRY
- a CDS encoding efflux transporter outer membrane subunit; its protein translation is MLKKTGFFLPLALLCGCASAPPPGPSTLALPAAYKEAAAYASLWQQAPAPTAVPAQWWQLFADPVLDQLQAQAQQDSPSLAQSLARWQAAQAALGTAEAARLPTLGASASGQRAHSASSGSSGSSASPQAATSNSYSLGLNASWELDLWGRLSASAAAAQASAEASRADLAAAQLSLQAQLVQSYFSLRNSEAQAQLLAQTIDSYERSWQLTRNRQRAGLVSSADVAQAEAQYRSAQAQLLSTQASRAQWEHALAALVGQAPAAFSLAPSAELPAPPAVPPLLPAGLLQARPDIAAAQQRVAAANAQIGVAQAAFFPALTLSGQLGQRSSTWAQVFDAPSRFWSLGPALALTLFDGGARAASVASARASQAQAEASYRQVVLTALQEVEDNLSAASALAQQQQRQQQALVAAQQALQVAQNQYRAGTVAYLNVLSAQTQVLTTERSLLDVRNQRLVAVGTLLKNLGGQWPQASNPAELPSGAAAP